Part of the Bradysia coprophila strain Holo2 unplaced genomic scaffold, BU_Bcop_v1 contig_78, whole genome shotgun sequence genome is shown below.
TCAATTAAAAACAGCAATTTATTCTTATTATCCCTAACAAAAAGGCGGCAAGATTTAAACAACATCCCACTGGTAGCCGCGTCTACAGCAGGACTCTTTAGTTTGGGTTACTCGCTCGGTCTCTTGAAACACTCGTGTCTTGGGATTTATCCACGAATGCGCAAGGCTTAGTACACTTCGTTGCTCTCTTTCCGAACTTAAAATGATCAAAGCAGAATCTACCATTTGGGTTGAACCGTGAACTTCGTGAACGATTTCTGCGATAATTgctgtttgaacgagtgtgattGTTCGAGCTTTCATTAGAGCAATTTCGAGAACGACTTCTGTTCCTATTGCGAGACCTATCAAACGAAATCTTTTCGATCATCatttttagagaattaatttcGCTTTTTAGCTCATCATAGATTGAAGATGGACCGGCCGGATGATTACTCACAGCAGAGATGTTAGCTGTTTTTATTGCTTCCCACACTTGGTCAGCCAATTTCATCAAGTTACCAATCTCATCGTCCTTTTGAGGAATAAGAGCTACACTGATCGCCTGAGGAAGTCTACCCATCCACAGCTTTTTCAACAACTCATCACCAACCGTACCGCAGTTGCCTGCTAAACGCTTAAGGGTCCTAAAAAACTCAGACGGCTTTTTATCGCCGATCTCTTCATCGGATGTTAACTTCCTTATCCGGCTTTCCAAACTCAATGAATGACGACCAATAAGCTCGTCTTTCAAATTCTTATACAAATCGCTCGCTGGGGGATTCTCTAAAATATCCGATACCGATTCGGCTATGTCTTGAGGCAACGTAGCTACGACGTAATTGTACTTACTAACATCAGATGTGATTTTACCTAACGAGAATTGTGCTTCTGCCTGTATAAACCAAGTACGCGGATTACTTGCCCAAAACGTTGGCAATTTCACTATAAGAGCGTTAATGTCGGTTGGAGTTTTTAACCCTTGATCAGGCTGTGGTTCTGGACCATTTTCACCTTGTAACTCCTTTTCGTCAACCATATTTAATAATTACACCGCGAAGTGtcgaaaaattaatcgaaaaaataaatcgcaCTCACCCAGTCCGTTCAACAAGACTAATGATCAACTCAAACATGAAAAACTCGACTGGAAACTTTCAGTCGTTTCGGAATAttctcaaattaaaattccaagaaaaatcaattaaatgatctcgaaaatgaaagcaaaatgttCTACGTTAAATGATGATCAAACAAAAGCTAAATTCCGAAACGCTGCCTAACCTTGAGCTAGTTTAGAAATTGATGGGTTTCGTTATATAATGCAAATGAAATGAGAACAATCtgatgaaatgattttatcaGTTGATTGTCTTGGGTACGTTGAGTAACTGTTGATTGTTGAATACCAGTGTGGATACCGAACAAAGGAATCGACGCGCCAAAACCAACGGGAATTATGTATTTTCTCGAACAATGTAGATTACGCGCCAAGATCCAGATTTTTCGATCGACAATTCAACGCAAACGATATAATTTCGGTGTGGCAATGAATTTATGACTAAGTCACGTACCTTTTATCCCCACAGGATTTGTACCTGTGGAGATTTCCAACCAACAAAGCCTGGTATTTCCAATGGTCTGCTACCAACGACCTTGACCGTAGAAGTTTTTTGTACCAATGAATTTCGTCCTTCTTGCAGACCAGTTTTACGGACGTGATAATGTTCCGCTAGCACACGCCACAATGCTTAAAATCGACGGCCAGCCAAATACTATGTCTTGTCACATCCACTTTGCTCTGAATGACCTCGACCACGTTGTTTTCTCTCGTGATAGCTCCAAACGATGATTTTATTTCGCGATCAACCAGGATTTAGCTCACGTTAGCTTTAAATCAGAATGGATAATCCTTTCTGCCAAAACTAACGGCCAAATGATGAACGCAGCGTTCGATCAGCCAAAGTTCACGTTTTATTGAAGTTAACGGCCAAAttgcaaatgaaaatgtctCCGGTCGGCGTCagcaaaaaattacttttgtttcactttttcaatatcaatttcactcaatgaatttaatttaactttctgTGTTCGTCGGGGTCACCAATGTAGAAGTCTCGGACTCCTATCTAATACGTAAAATGAAAGGCCACTGTTCGACTTactaattacaatttattgagCTCGTTTAAATGATGCTGACGCTATGGTGGTCGAGTGAATAAAAATCTTCGTCGTAACTCATACGCTCTAGTTATATTACGGTCGGTTAACCGAATATAACGAGAGAGTTCGTACTAAGAGAATGCGAtgttatttgacatttcgacacTTGTTACGTAGGGGTAGTGACTCAGTTCACGACCACTACAGTTACATTAGACGGTGGTGCGGCtagattttatgaaattgcTAATGATCGTCGTAGTGTCCGCAAGTACAGTACGAGAAAAGTTGATATTTCTGTCATCGAAAAGTGTATCCATGCAGCAGGTTAGATAATTGAAATGGTTATCAACACCTGAAGCGTGTATAAACAACAGTTGTTTAGGTACCGGTCCGAGTGGTGCGCATACAGAACCATGGACGTTTTGCGTAGTCCAGGATCAGACATTGAAACAGCAAATTCGCAACAttattgaagaagaagaattggAAAATTATACGAAACGGATGTCACGAAAATGGACAACCGATTTGAGGCCACTGAAGACGAATCATGTCAAAGAATATCTAACCGATGCACCGTATCTAATCTTAGTGTTCAAGAAAGTGTACGGTACGTTCAAAACTAACAATTTCGTAATGCCAGCCAAATTACAATGACTTTTCTATTACGTAGGCGTTCGAACGGATGGTCAAAAGCAGCAACACTActacaatgaaatttccatcTCGATTGCTACTGGTATCCTTCTATCTGCCTTACAGTGTGCTGGCTTAAATTCACTAATTTCGACCCCGCTGAACAGTGGGCCAGCACTTCGTCAACTACTTAACCGACCATCGAACGAGAAGTTATTGGTTCTATTACCAGTTGGATACGCAGCTGATGACTGTAAAGTGCCGAATTTGAAACGTAAACCACTTGAGgagattttagtaaaatattaACCTTCTCGTGAACGGATAGTAGTCAATCTGTTGTCAACGACGATGACAAAAAAGT
Proteins encoded:
- the LOC119084556 gene encoding iodotyrosine deiodinase 1-like → MSYLNERSVILENWMFIAPVVLLIATYIYVKENRKGSEQKNATPSNDNVSSLAESEYIGEYQEENAVNYEEYAPFLKEDEHIPFPGAKVTLDGGAARFYEIANDRRSVRKYSTRKVDISVIEKCIHAAGTGPSGAHTEPWTFCVVQDQTLKQQIRNIIEEEELENYTKRMSRKWTTDLRPLKTNHVKEYLTDAPYLILVFKKVYGVRTDGQKQQHYYNEISISIATGILLSALQCAGLNSLISTPLNSGPALRQLLNRPSNEKLLVLLPVGYAADDCKVPNLKRKPLEEILVKY